From the genome of Falco cherrug isolate bFalChe1 chromosome 14, bFalChe1.pri, whole genome shotgun sequence, one region includes:
- the CRISPLD2 gene encoding cysteine-rich secretory protein LCCL domain-containing 2: MNPALPWILPLGCVLLLTKAAECFILPNSSHLESILSKYQDGETHSRSKRAILLSDRQEIVMLHNKLRGQVYPVASNMEYMTWDDELERSAQAWAQQCIWDHGPSVLIRSIGQNLAVHWGRYRSPAFHVQSWYDEVKDYTYPYPHECNPWCPDKCTGSMCTHYTQIVWATTNKIGCAVNVCKQMNVWGEIWENAVYLVCNYSPKGNWIGEAPYKTGRPCSECPPSYGGGCQNNLCYKGYRYEDPIITETDETNEVEISQVAEQKPVQFYPPESKPSKAVKTVLDSYMTQVITCETKMRDKCRGSTCNRYLCPAGCLYSKAKIFGTFYYESSSSICRAAIHYGILDNKGGLVDITRKGRTPAFVKSTRNGVESFRKNKPSNAFMVSKVTTQTLDCYATVAELCQFKKPATHCPRIYCPAHCKDEPSYWAPVFGTNVYADSSSICRTAVHAGVIPDERGGFVDVMPVEKKKNYVGSLKNGVQSESLKNPSNGNAFRIFAVKQ, encoded by the exons ATGaatcctgccctgccctggatCCTTCCCCTTGGATGCGTGCTGCTCCTGACAAAGGCTGCCGAATGCTTCATCTTGCCCAACTCAAGTCACCTGGAGAGCATTCTGAGTAAATACCAGGATGGAGAAACTCACTCCAGATCCAAGAGAGCCATCTTATTGTCAGACAGGCAGGAGATAGTGATGCTCCACAATAAACTGAGAGGTCAAGTGTACCCAGTGGCCTCTAATATGGAATACATG ACCTGGGATGATGAGCTGGAGAGATCAGCCCAAGCTTGGGCTCAGCAGTGTATCTGGGACCATGGGCCTAGTGTCCTCATCAGGTCAATTGGACAGAACTTGGCGGTTCACTGGGGCAG GTATCGGTCTCCAGCTTTCCATGTCCAGTCTTGGTATGATGAGGTTAAAGATTACACATACCCATATCCTCACGAGTGCAACCCCTGGTGCCCAGACAAATGTACTGGCTCTATGTGCACGCATTACACCCAG ATAGTCTGGGCCACGACGAACAAGATCGGCTGCGCCGTGAACGTCTGCAAGCAGATGAACGTCTGGGGAGAGATCTGGGAGAACGCCGTCTACCTGGTCTGCAACTACTCGCCAAA GGGCAACTGGATCGGAGAAGCCCCGTACAAGACCGGCCGCCCCTGCTCCGAGTGCCCGCCGAGCTACGGAGGAGGCTGCCAGAACAACCTCTGCTATAAAG GTTACCGTTATGAAGATCCCATCATCACTGAGACGGACGAGACCAATGAAGTGGAGATTTCACAGGTCGCGGAGCAAAAACCGGTGCAGTTCTACCCTCCAGAAAGCAAGCCCAGCAAAGCTGTGAAAACCGTCCTAGACTCCTACATGA CACAAGTCATTACCTGTGAAACCAAGATGAGAGACAAATGCAGAGGCTCAACATGCAACAG GTATTTGTGCCCAGCTGGCTGCTTGTACAGTAAGGCAAAGatctttggaacattttattatGAAAGT TCATCAAGCATATGTCGAGCTGCAATTCATTACGGCATCCTGGACAATAAAGGAGGACTGGTTGATATCACAAGGAAGGGGAGGACACCAGCTTTTGTGAAGTCTACCAGGAACGGTGTGGAGTCTTTTAG gaaaaataagcCTTCAAATGCATTCATGGTTTCCAAAGTCACAA CGCAGACGCTGGATTGCTATGCTACAGTAGCTGAGCTGTGCCAGTTCAAAAAGCCGGCGACCCATTGCCCAAG GATTTATTGTCCAGCCCACTGTAAAGATGAGCCGTCGTACTGGGCCCCGGTGTTTGGCACAAACGTTTATGCAGAT AGCTCCAGTATCTGCAGAACTGCAGTGCACGCAGGAGTCATTCCAGATGAAAGAGGTGGTTTTGTGGATGTGATGCctgtggaaaagaagaaaaattatgttgGCTCCTTAAAGAATGGCGTCCAGTCTGAGAG cttgaAGAATCCTTCAAATGGAAACGCTTTCCGAATTTTTGCTGTGAAGCAGTAA